In Vicinamibacteria bacterium, a single genomic region encodes these proteins:
- a CDS encoding NADH-quinone oxidoreductase subunit N: MGTLDLRPLFPAFIVAVTGLAVLLLRAFTPPGRRAPAAEISLVGLGGGLLAVIIVAQGGGGVAVTGGSVTADDFALFTQGLILGIGVLTVLLSPSYLKATGMDRVEYYALVLFAIVGMLGLVSCLELVSLFVALEIMSIALYGLAGLQRLRPESQEAALKYFLTGAFSSAFFLYGVALLYGVAGSTTLGQIASALNRLPAGGASLAVLGAGLLLVGFGFKVGSVPFHMWVPDVYEGAPTTVTALMSAGVKTAAFGALLRVFASGLAGLAGGWKPAVAVLAIVTMVFGNLGALAQSNLKRMLAYSSVAHAGYMLTALVAVPAVGAEAVLFYLVAYAAVNLGAFGALAALAGQGREPLSLSDVAGLATRRPAMAAALTVFLVSLTGVPVSAGFVGKFYLFGAAVSAGRTILAVVGVLMSVVSAYYYLRVVVAMYMREPAGEDAWGPVSAGSALALAVSVAVVLGLGVYPGPVLALARQAARSLQ, from the coding sequence ATGGGCACCCTGGACCTGCGGCCGCTCTTCCCGGCCTTCATCGTGGCCGTCACGGGCCTGGCCGTGCTCCTGCTCCGAGCGTTCACCCCCCCCGGTCGGCGGGCCCCCGCCGCCGAGATCTCGCTCGTCGGCCTCGGAGGGGGCTTGCTCGCGGTCATCATCGTCGCCCAGGGCGGGGGTGGGGTGGCGGTGACGGGGGGCAGCGTCACCGCGGACGACTTCGCTCTGTTCACGCAAGGGCTGATCCTGGGCATCGGCGTCCTGACCGTCCTCCTCTCGCCCTCCTATCTCAAAGCGACGGGCATGGACCGCGTCGAGTACTACGCGCTCGTCCTCTTCGCGATCGTGGGCATGCTGGGCCTCGTCTCCTGTCTGGAGCTCGTCTCGCTCTTCGTGGCCCTCGAGATCATGTCCATCGCCCTCTACGGCCTGGCCGGTTTGCAGCGCCTGCGCCCGGAGAGCCAGGAGGCGGCGCTGAAGTACTTCCTGACCGGGGCCTTCTCCTCCGCCTTTTTCCTCTACGGCGTGGCCCTCCTCTACGGCGTCGCCGGCAGCACCACCCTCGGGCAGATCGCCTCCGCGCTGAACAGGCTGCCCGCGGGAGGGGCTTCCCTTGCGGTGCTCGGAGCCGGTCTTCTGCTCGTGGGCTTCGGATTCAAGGTGGGGAGCGTGCCCTTCCATATGTGGGTCCCCGATGTCTACGAAGGAGCGCCCACCACCGTGACCGCCCTCATGTCGGCGGGGGTAAAGACGGCCGCCTTCGGCGCCCTCCTCCGGGTGTTCGCCTCCGGACTGGCCGGGCTCGCGGGAGGGTGGAAGCCGGCGGTGGCGGTGCTCGCCATCGTGACCATGGTCTTCGGCAACTTGGGGGCGCTGGCCCAGAGCAACCTGAAGCGGATGCTCGCCTACTCCTCGGTGGCCCACGCCGGCTACATGCTCACCGCCCTGGTGGCGGTCCCCGCGGTGGGGGCGGAGGCGGTGCTGTTCTACCTGGTGGCCTACGCGGCGGTGAACCTCGGGGCCTTCGGCGCCCTCGCCGCTCTGGCCGGCCAGGGGCGCGAGCCGCTCTCGCTCTCCGACGTGGCCGGCCTGGCCACCCGCCGCCCCGCCATGGCCGCCGCCCTCACCGTGTTCCTGGTCTCCCTGACCGGGGTCCCAGTCTCGGCCGGCTTCGTGGGCAAGTTCTACCTGTTCGGGGCGGCGGTGAGCGCCGGGCGCACGATTCTGGCCGTGGTGGGAGTGCTGATGAGCGTGGTCTCCGCCTACTACTACCTGCGCGTGGTCGTGGCCATGTACATGCGGGAGCCTGCGGGTGAGGACGCCTGGGGCCCCGTGAGCGCGGGCTCCGCGCTGGCCCTGGCCGTGTCGGTGGCGGTGGTCCTCGGCCTCGGCGTCTACCCGGGGCCGGTACTGGCCCTCGCCCGCCAGGCCGCGCGGTCGCTGCAGTAG
- a CDS encoding GNAT family N-acetyltransferase codes for MRPQFVPLFTDAKGSLPPGEALAAMGVEPRVEVVREDILSAVAQQLIRSLNAELSDRYPEEGATHFRLHAEEVAEGRGAFLVAYLASTPVGCGAVRVIGEAVGEIKRMYVSPAVRGRGVGLAVLDALEAEARRLGIRRLVLETGVRQQEALALYGRVGYSPIPAFGEYVDSPLSVCLGKDL; via the coding sequence ATGCGGCCCCAGTTCGTCCCGCTCTTCACGGACGCTAAGGGGAGCCTTCCCCCGGGGGAGGCGTTGGCGGCAATGGGGGTCGAGCCCAGAGTAGAGGTTGTCCGGGAGGACATCCTCTCCGCGGTCGCGCAGCAGCTCATCCGCTCCCTGAACGCGGAGCTCTCCGACCGCTACCCCGAGGAAGGGGCCACGCATTTTCGTCTCCACGCGGAGGAGGTGGCGGAGGGACGGGGCGCCTTCCTCGTCGCTTACCTGGCGTCGACCCCCGTCGGTTGTGGCGCCGTCCGGGTCATAGGAGAGGCGGTCGGAGAGATCAAGCGGATGTACGTCTCTCCGGCCGTCCGCGGCCGGGGCGTCGGGCTCGCCGTTCTGGACGCCCTCGAGGCCGAGGCCCGCCGCCTGGGTATCCGGCGGCTGGTTCTCGAGACCGGTGTTCGCCAGCAAGAGGCGCTCGCGCTCTATGGGAGGGTCGGTTACTCGCCCATCCCCGCCTTCGGCGAGTACGTCGACTCCCCCCTGAGCGTCTGCCTGGGGAAGGATCTCTGA
- a CDS encoding M23 family metallopeptidase: MRRALLPLVVPSLLALAVPGSPQDIVKRVGLVTFLVDSSQAFPGGLFVVRLQARGALGAAYAVVDGQRAPFFMAAKGPRALVPIPLTAVPGPTTLGVELMARRGRQRIPLSVTIARRDYPARTVTIPETKRPLLKQPSVTHDARQLLLLLRTESPDAPGPLKPPITVVDGHGFGGVQTWLGGSPVESMLDGMYGEEHRGLDYEVPPGTVVMAPASGTVLFAGPMALGGQTLVLDHGQGILSVLFHLSRIDVAPDGHVEARAAVGYSGETGLAVSPQVEWRTYLHGVAVDPRSLDRLD; the protein is encoded by the coding sequence ATGAGACGCGCCCTTCTCCCCCTGGTCGTCCCCTCCCTCCTCGCTCTCGCCGTCCCCGGTTCCCCGCAGGACATTGTGAAGCGGGTGGGTTTGGTGACGTTCCTGGTCGACTCCAGCCAGGCCTTCCCGGGGGGTCTCTTCGTCGTCCGCCTCCAGGCGCGGGGCGCCCTGGGCGCAGCGTATGCGGTCGTGGACGGACAGCGCGCCCCATTCTTCATGGCCGCCAAGGGCCCCCGGGCCCTCGTGCCCATCCCCCTCACCGCCGTGCCCGGGCCGACCACGCTGGGCGTCGAACTCATGGCCCGACGGGGGCGGCAGCGTATTCCCCTCTCCGTCACCATCGCCCGGCGCGACTACCCCGCGCGCACGGTGACGATTCCCGAGACCAAACGCCCGCTCCTCAAGCAGCCGTCGGTCACCCACGACGCGCGGCAGCTCCTGCTCTTGCTGCGGACGGAGTCCCCCGACGCGCCTGGGCCCCTCAAGCCTCCGATCACGGTGGTGGACGGCCACGGATTCGGGGGCGTCCAAACGTGGCTGGGGGGCTCCCCGGTGGAGTCGATGCTGGATGGGATGTACGGAGAAGAGCACCGCGGCCTGGACTACGAGGTTCCTCCCGGCACGGTGGTCATGGCCCCCGCCTCCGGAACCGTCCTCTTCGCCGGCCCCATGGCCCTGGGGGGACAGACGCTCGTGCTCGACCACGGCCAAGGGATCCTGAGCGTGCTCTTCCACCTCTCCCGGATCGACGTCGCCCCCGACGGCCACGTGGAGGCGAGGGCCGCCGTCGGCTACTCGGGGGAGACGGGTCTGGCCGTGTCGCCCCAGGTGGAGTGGCGGACCTATCTGCACGGGGTAGCGGTGGACCCGCGCAGCCTGGACCGGCTGGATTAG
- the selA gene encoding L-seryl-tRNA(Sec) selenium transferase, whose protein sequence is MPNPTETDLRRRLPSVDQALQAPGVAALLERHGRAPVLRELRELLEEARARANAGDGPGLEASLRDLPRLLADRLLAAAAPSLIPVINATGVVVHTNLGRAPLSPEAAARVAEIASSCSNLEFDLERGDRGDREVHAEGRLSDLLGVEATLVVNNCAAAVLLAVNTFAEGREALVSRGELVEIGGSFRIPEILGKGGARLREVGTTNRTRLADYAAALGPETGMILRVHPSNFRIVGFTESPSLKDLAGLAREAGVPLVEDQGSGLLAPLPPPLDGEPTVAQSLLAGADVVTFSGDKLLGGPQAGLAAGRRAPLLAMRRNPLYRALRVDKMTLAALDAVLLDHAAGRARESVPVLRMLTATAGEVRARAEAFARALRSESPGLGVAVEEGSSKVGGGAAPAVAVPTALVTVAHPALGPARLAAALRAGRPPVVARVADDRLVLDLRTVRPQDEPVLRAVLVRAAAESDETG, encoded by the coding sequence GTGCCGAATCCCACCGAAACCGACCTGCGTCGGCGGCTGCCCTCGGTGGACCAGGCGCTTCAAGCGCCCGGGGTGGCCGCGCTCCTCGAGCGCCACGGGCGCGCGCCCGTCCTGCGGGAGCTGCGGGAGCTCCTCGAGGAAGCCCGCGCCCGGGCCAACGCGGGGGACGGGCCCGGCCTCGAGGCCTCGCTCCGCGATCTGCCCAGGCTCCTGGCCGACCGCCTCCTCGCCGCCGCTGCGCCCTCCCTCATTCCCGTCATCAACGCGACGGGCGTGGTCGTCCACACGAACCTGGGCCGGGCGCCCCTCTCCCCCGAGGCCGCGGCCCGCGTGGCGGAGATCGCATCCTCCTGCTCCAACCTGGAGTTCGACCTCGAGCGCGGGGACCGTGGTGACCGCGAGGTCCACGCCGAGGGCCGCCTCAGCGACCTACTGGGGGTCGAAGCCACCCTGGTGGTCAACAACTGCGCGGCCGCCGTGCTCCTCGCCGTCAACACCTTTGCCGAGGGCCGGGAGGCGCTGGTGAGCCGGGGGGAGCTGGTGGAGATCGGCGGCTCCTTCCGGATCCCCGAGATCTTGGGCAAGGGGGGGGCTCGCCTGCGCGAAGTGGGCACCACCAACCGCACGCGCCTGGCCGACTACGCGGCCGCCCTGGGGCCGGAGACGGGGATGATCCTCCGCGTTCACCCCAGCAACTTCAGGATCGTAGGCTTCACGGAGTCGCCCTCCCTCAAGGACCTGGCTGGCCTCGCTCGGGAGGCGGGCGTCCCCCTCGTTGAGGACCAGGGGAGCGGCCTTCTCGCACCGCTGCCCCCCCCTCTTGATGGCGAACCCACCGTCGCCCAAAGCCTTTTGGCGGGGGCCGACGTCGTGACCTTCAGCGGCGACAAGCTGCTCGGGGGGCCCCAGGCGGGACTGGCCGCGGGGCGCCGGGCCCCCCTTCTGGCCATGCGGCGGAACCCGCTCTACCGCGCCCTGCGCGTGGACAAGATGACGCTCGCCGCCCTGGACGCTGTCCTCCTCGACCACGCCGCGGGCCGGGCGCGGGAGAGCGTGCCCGTTCTGCGCATGCTCACCGCCACCGCGGGCGAGGTGCGGGCGCGCGCGGAGGCCTTCGCGCGCGCCCTCCGCTCGGAGAGCCCGGGCCTCGGGGTCGCGGTGGAGGAGGGCAGTTCCAAGGTGGGCGGGGGGGCCGCGCCCGCCGTCGCCGTCCCTACCGCCCTCGTGACCGTGGCCCATCCCGCTCTGGGGCCGGCCCGGCTGGCCGCGGCCCTGCGCGCGGGGCGGCCACCGGTCGTGGCACGGGTGGCCGACGACCGCCTGGTCCTCGACTTGCGAACCGTACGACCGCAGGACGAGCCGGTGCTTCGGGCCGTGCTCGTGCGCGCGGCCGCCGAATCAGACGAGACCGGTTGA
- a CDS encoding MXAN_5187 C-terminal domain-containing protein → MPIEEDVEVIERSIRQLQIEWDKFFGGLERKPPTDLKTKVEALIRRHANAEIRNNTERFRYQSLTAKYNTLNELWSKRLRAKEEGRPLGVHGLKADILPPPPPPSAAVKSPAGPAARRAENAEVRVQSLDRDAKAVRSLYERFLAARQAAGESAPVKFDSFQKLIGQQTTRLISEKGGQAVDFRLETRDGKVSLKAKVVK, encoded by the coding sequence GTGCCCATCGAGGAGGACGTCGAGGTCATCGAGAGGTCGATCCGGCAGCTCCAGATCGAGTGGGACAAGTTCTTCGGGGGGCTGGAGAGGAAGCCCCCCACCGATCTTAAGACGAAGGTGGAGGCGCTCATACGCCGGCACGCGAACGCGGAGATCCGCAACAACACCGAACGCTTCCGGTATCAGAGCCTGACCGCGAAATACAACACCCTGAACGAGCTGTGGTCCAAGCGACTGCGGGCCAAGGAAGAAGGGCGACCCCTGGGCGTCCACGGCCTCAAGGCGGACATTCTGCCTCCTCCGCCTCCCCCCTCCGCGGCCGTGAAGAGCCCCGCGGGACCCGCCGCGCGGCGGGCCGAGAACGCAGAAGTCCGGGTGCAGAGCCTCGACCGCGACGCGAAAGCGGTGCGCTCCCTCTACGAGCGCTTCCTGGCCGCGCGCCAGGCGGCGGGGGAGAGCGCGCCCGTGAAGTTTGACAGCTTCCAGAAGCTGATCGGCCAGCAGACCACGCGCCTCATCAGCGAGAAGGGGGGGCAGGCGGTGGACTTCCGCCTGGAGACCCGGGACGGCAAGGTCAGCCTCAAGGCCAAGGTCGTCAAGTAG
- the purH gene encoding bifunctional phosphoribosylaminoimidazolecarboxamide formyltransferase/IMP cyclohydrolase translates to MARKRALISVFRKEGIVDLARGLDSRGYEIVSSGGTASELTKAKVPVVPVSTATGFPEILDGRVKTLHPLIHGGILARRDRPEHQKALAEHGIPPVDIVVVNLYPFEDKVAKGAPFEEAVENIDVGGPTMLRAAAKNFQQVAVVVDPADYPLLLEQLDRAGGIDGPTRLFLAQKAFRHTARYEAAIAGYFAQVEVREGGYAVAESEDVFPYRLTLNYEKVQDLRYGENPHQRAAFYSDLGSTLYSVAAARKIQGKELSFNNILDLDAAWRLATELREPACVIVKHTNPCGTGLGNDPLEAYERAWAGDPVSAFGGILAFNRRVDGSTARKIAGVFVEAVIAPGFESEAKKTLAAKPNLRVMDMDTTGIHRVTGFDLRRVMGGLLAQEWDLHQLDKDKCEIMTRRKPSAEEWKALLLAWTVCKHVKSNSIVFANAQQTLGVGAGQMSRVDAARFAALKAALPLAGSAAASDAFFPFRDGLDEVAKAGATAVIQPGGSVKDEEVIAAADEQNLTMVFTGVRHFRH, encoded by the coding sequence ATGGCACGAAAGAGAGCGCTCATCTCCGTCTTTCGCAAAGAAGGGATCGTCGATCTGGCCCGGGGCCTGGACTCCCGCGGCTACGAGATCGTGTCCAGCGGCGGCACCGCTTCTGAGCTGACGAAGGCGAAGGTGCCGGTGGTGCCGGTGTCCACCGCCACCGGCTTCCCCGAGATCCTGGACGGCCGGGTGAAGACGCTGCACCCCCTGATCCACGGCGGAATCCTCGCCCGGCGCGACCGCCCCGAGCACCAAAAGGCCCTGGCCGAGCACGGCATCCCGCCCGTGGACATCGTGGTCGTGAACCTCTACCCCTTCGAGGACAAGGTGGCCAAGGGCGCTCCCTTCGAAGAGGCGGTCGAGAACATAGACGTGGGCGGGCCCACGATGCTGCGGGCGGCGGCCAAGAACTTCCAGCAGGTGGCGGTGGTCGTGGACCCCGCCGACTACCCCCTGCTCCTCGAGCAACTCGACCGGGCGGGGGGCATCGACGGCCCCACCCGGCTCTTCTTGGCCCAGAAGGCCTTCCGCCACACCGCCCGCTACGAGGCCGCGATTGCCGGCTACTTCGCCCAGGTCGAGGTCCGCGAGGGCGGCTATGCGGTGGCCGAATCTGAGGACGTGTTCCCCTACCGCCTCACCCTGAACTACGAGAAAGTCCAGGACCTGCGCTACGGCGAGAACCCCCACCAACGGGCGGCCTTTTACAGCGACCTCGGCTCCACGCTTTACTCGGTGGCCGCGGCCCGCAAAATCCAGGGGAAGGAGCTCTCCTTCAACAACATCCTCGATCTGGACGCGGCCTGGCGTCTGGCCACGGAGCTGCGCGAGCCCGCGTGCGTGATCGTCAAGCACACCAACCCCTGCGGCACCGGTCTCGGCAACGATCCCCTCGAGGCCTACGAGCGGGCCTGGGCGGGGGATCCCGTCTCCGCCTTCGGGGGGATCCTGGCCTTCAACCGGCGGGTGGACGGGTCGACCGCCCGCAAGATCGCGGGGGTCTTCGTGGAGGCCGTGATCGCACCCGGCTTCGAATCGGAGGCCAAGAAGACGCTGGCCGCCAAGCCCAACCTGCGGGTCATGGACATGGACACCACCGGCATCCATCGAGTCACCGGATTCGACCTGCGCCGGGTGATGGGCGGGCTCCTGGCCCAGGAATGGGACCTCCATCAGCTCGATAAGGACAAGTGCGAGATCATGACTCGGCGCAAGCCCAGTGCCGAGGAGTGGAAGGCGCTCCTCCTCGCCTGGACCGTGTGCAAGCACGTGAAGTCCAACTCCATCGTCTTCGCGAACGCCCAGCAGACGCTCGGGGTCGGGGCCGGCCAGATGAGCCGGGTGGACGCGGCCCGGTTCGCGGCCCTGAAGGCGGCGCTGCCCCTGGCCGGCTCCGCCGCCGCCTCCGACGCCTTCTTCCCCTTCCGCGACGGCCTCGACGAGGTCGCCAAGGCGGGGGCCACGGCCGTCATCCAGCCCGGAGGCTCGGTCAAGGACGAAGAGGTCATCGCCGCCGCGGACGAGCAGAACCTGACCATGGTCTTCACGGGGGTCCGCCACTTCCGCCACTGA
- a CDS encoding NAD(P)/FAD-dependent oxidoreductase → MRVAVVGAGPAGSLLSYHLARDGASVTVFDPSHPREKPCGGGVTGKALALLPPAPAADPLPARWVDACRFESGHGEWVDLQLDRPLAVAARRDLDAWLLRRATEAGAVHAPQRVVEVDTQGRVRTAGGDEHFDCVVGADGAGSLVRRTFLSPTPPSRLCMAVGWFARGTSPMLVRFTPGLSGYLWLFPRPDHVGVGICAPLAALPTRQLVARLEAEVARAFPALVEDEGDRYAHTIPSPSTDPASILEIAGPRWALVGDAAALADPITGEGIPNALRSAVTLAETLRMDGSPLRYPERVLAAFGRELLKAAAIRARFYAPGFARRMISCAGRSRAIQRVMTELVLGELGYLALKRRLLLEGPRFLLQGGLFALRATI, encoded by the coding sequence TTGAGGGTCGCGGTCGTCGGCGCCGGCCCCGCCGGCTCGCTGCTCTCCTACCACCTGGCCAGGGACGGCGCCTCCGTCACCGTCTTCGACCCCTCCCATCCGCGCGAGAAACCCTGCGGCGGCGGGGTCACGGGCAAGGCCCTGGCCCTGCTGCCTCCGGCACCCGCCGCCGACCCCCTGCCCGCCCGCTGGGTCGACGCCTGTCGGTTCGAGTCCGGTCACGGCGAGTGGGTGGACCTCCAGCTTGACCGCCCCCTGGCCGTGGCCGCCCGCCGCGACCTGGACGCCTGGTTGCTGAGGCGGGCCACGGAGGCGGGCGCGGTCCACGCCCCCCAGCGGGTGGTCGAGGTAGACACGCAGGGCCGCGTCCGCACGGCGGGCGGGGACGAACACTTCGACTGCGTGGTGGGGGCGGATGGAGCGGGTAGCTTGGTGCGGCGGACGTTCCTGTCCCCCACCCCCCCCTCCCGCCTGTGCATGGCCGTGGGCTGGTTCGCCCGCGGCACCTCGCCCATGCTCGTCCGCTTCACACCCGGTCTGTCCGGCTACCTGTGGCTCTTCCCCCGCCCCGACCACGTCGGCGTCGGCATCTGCGCGCCTCTGGCCGCCCTTCCCACCCGGCAGCTGGTGGCGCGGCTCGAGGCCGAGGTGGCCCGCGCATTCCCGGCCCTGGTCGAGGACGAGGGCGACCGCTACGCCCACACCATCCCCTCCCCCTCCACCGATCCCGCTTCGATCCTGGAAATCGCGGGCCCCCGCTGGGCGCTGGTGGGCGACGCCGCGGCCCTGGCCGATCCCATAACCGGCGAGGGCATCCCGAATGCGCTGCGCTCCGCCGTGACCCTCGCGGAGACCCTGCGGATGGACGGCTCCCCCCTGCGCTACCCGGAGCGCGTGCTCGCCGCTTTCGGGCGGGAGCTCTTGAAGGCGGCCGCGATCCGCGCCCGCTTCTACGCCCCCGGCTTCGCGCGCCGCATGATCTCCTGCGCCGGCCGCAGCCGGGCTATCCAAAGGGTCATGACGGAGCTGGTGCTGGGTGAGCTCGGCTACCTCGCGCTCAAGCGGAGGCTCCTGCTTGAGGGGCCGCGCTTCCTGCTCCAGGGCGGGCTCTTCGCCCTCCGCGCCACCATCTAG
- the rfaE1 gene encoding D-glycero-beta-D-manno-heptose-7-phosphate kinase — translation MKPARARALLKAMSGRRVLVLGDVMLDEFIWGKVVRISPEAPVPVVEVTDQSFHLGGAGNVAGNIRSLGGEAVLVGVVGADAAGERVEAALAAAGVEAGLTVADSGRPTTVKTRIIAHHQQVVRADRELADDIPEALEQALLKRVQRALPSCQALILSDYQKGVVTPRLMKAISPLARRRRIPLLVDPKVPHFSLYRHAAVVTPNQTEAEQATGIRIRNAADLAAAGRRIVAMLGCRAALITRGEHGMSLFERSRRPLHIPTAARDVFDVTGAGDSVIATLGLALCAGATLPEAAALANYAAGVVVGKLGTAAATPDELLAAVEDGA, via the coding sequence ATGAAGCCCGCCCGGGCCCGGGCCCTGCTCAAGGCCATGAGCGGCCGGCGGGTCCTTGTCCTCGGGGACGTCATGCTCGACGAATTCATCTGGGGCAAGGTGGTGCGCATCTCCCCCGAAGCCCCCGTGCCCGTGGTCGAAGTCACCGACCAGAGCTTCCACCTTGGGGGTGCGGGGAACGTGGCCGGCAATATCCGCTCCCTGGGGGGGGAAGCGGTGCTGGTGGGGGTGGTGGGTGCGGACGCAGCGGGGGAGAGGGTCGAGGCGGCCTTGGCCGCGGCCGGGGTCGAGGCCGGCCTGACCGTGGCCGACAGCGGGCGGCCCACCACCGTCAAGACCCGGATCATCGCCCACCACCAGCAGGTGGTCCGGGCCGACCGCGAGCTGGCCGACGACATCCCGGAGGCCCTGGAGCAGGCCCTCCTGAAGCGGGTGCAGAGGGCCCTGCCCTCGTGCCAAGCCCTCATCCTCTCCGACTACCAGAAGGGCGTCGTCACCCCCCGGCTCATGAAGGCCATCTCTCCCTTGGCCCGCCGCCGCCGGATCCCCCTCCTCGTGGACCCCAAGGTGCCGCACTTCTCGCTGTACCGGCACGCGGCCGTCGTCACCCCCAACCAGACGGAGGCCGAGCAGGCCACGGGCATCCGCATCCGGAACGCGGCCGACCTGGCCGCGGCCGGCAGGCGCATCGTGGCCATGCTGGGCTGCCGGGCCGCCCTCATCACCCGCGGGGAGCACGGCATGAGCCTCTTCGAGCGCAGCCGGCGGCCCCTGCACATTCCCACCGCCGCCCGCGACGTCTTCGACGTGACGGGGGCCGGGGACAGCGTGATCGCCACCCTGGGCCTGGCCCTGTGCGCGGGGGCCACCCTCCCCGAAGCCGCCGCCCTCGCCAACTACGCGGCCGGCGTCGTCGTGGGCAAGCTGGGCACGGCCGCGGCCACCCCCGACGAGCTGCTCGCCGCGGTCGAGGACGGCGCTTGA
- a CDS encoding O-antigen ligase family protein: MNLERAQLGLVAITAATCLVSIFAAQLALALAVVVFLVRLLSGRAPLPRTPLDGPILAFSVWTLLAASFSADPLASHENAKKLLLFALVYLALDSAGGERERERIVDAALLGGIALGVGTILQFHFLGFDTLNRRPHGFIGHYMTAAGLSMGVAVVAAARLAFRREPFRPSRGDVKLLAGLGAALLVVSLADAAGIFAVETTRLFVAGLAATAAATALARGPWPSPSTGTTLAALALPICAWSLIISMTRNAWLGAIAGLAVVAALRAPRALWLLPTGLLAVLVLRPATVIDRLTLSDPSSVDRYYMWQAGIDMILDKPVFGQGPGMILQTYPRYRWPEAPNPLAPHLHDNALQITAERGLPCLVFWLWLVAAAMGDAWRECRRGLYGRGWVAPGALALLTAVMISGLFEYTFGDSEVLMFTLIFSAFPYALRRQRAVAAV; encoded by the coding sequence GTGAACCTCGAACGCGCGCAGCTCGGCCTGGTGGCCATCACCGCGGCCACGTGCCTGGTCTCTATATTCGCTGCCCAGCTCGCGCTGGCCCTGGCCGTCGTCGTCTTCCTGGTCCGGCTCCTCAGCGGGCGCGCCCCGCTGCCCCGCACACCGCTCGATGGGCCCATTCTGGCCTTCTCCGTGTGGACCCTGCTCGCCGCCTCCTTTTCCGCCGATCCCTTGGCCTCCCACGAGAACGCCAAGAAGCTGCTCCTCTTCGCCCTCGTCTACCTGGCCCTGGACTCCGCGGGGGGGGAGCGGGAGCGCGAGCGGATCGTGGACGCCGCGCTTCTGGGCGGGATCGCGCTCGGCGTGGGCACCATCCTGCAGTTCCATTTCCTGGGCTTCGACACCCTGAACCGGCGGCCCCACGGCTTCATCGGCCACTACATGACCGCGGCCGGCCTCTCCATGGGCGTGGCGGTGGTGGCCGCGGCGCGGCTCGCCTTCCGCCGGGAGCCGTTCCGTCCCTCCCGGGGGGACGTGAAGCTCTTGGCCGGTTTGGGAGCCGCCCTCCTCGTCGTCTCCCTGGCCGACGCGGCGGGGATCTTCGCGGTCGAGACCACGCGCCTCTTCGTGGCCGGGCTGGCGGCAACGGCGGCGGCGACGGCCCTGGCCCGGGGGCCCTGGCCCTCGCCTTCCACGGGCACCACCCTCGCCGCCCTGGCCCTGCCGATCTGCGCCTGGTCGCTCATCATCTCCATGACCCGCAACGCTTGGCTCGGGGCCATCGCCGGCCTGGCCGTGGTGGCGGCCTTGCGCGCACCCCGCGCCCTCTGGTTGCTCCCCACCGGCCTGCTCGCCGTGCTCGTGCTGCGCCCCGCCACCGTGATCGACCGCTTGACCCTCAGCGACCCCAGCAGCGTCGATCGCTACTACATGTGGCAGGCCGGCATCGACATGATCTTGGACAAGCCCGTGTTCGGCCAGGGGCCGGGGATGATCCTCCAGACCTACCCCCGCTACCGCTGGCCGGAAGCCCCCAACCCCCTGGCCCCCCACCTCCACGACAACGCGCTGCAGATCACGGCCGAGCGGGGCCTTCCCTGCCTAGTCTTCTGGCTGTGGCTGGTGGCCGCGGCCATGGGCGACGCCTGGCGCGAGTGCCGCCGCGGCCTCTACGGGCGGGGCTGGGTCGCCCCCGGCGCCCTCGCCCTCCTGACCGCGGTGATGATCTCCGGGCTCTTCGAGTACACTTTCGGGGATTCTGAGGTCCTCATGTTCACGCTGATCTTCTCTGCTTTCCCCTACGCCTTGCGGCGGCAACGGGCGGTGGCCGCGGTTTGA
- a CDS encoding Trm112 family protein → MAIHPELLEILACPVCKTPVEVVKEGAGLRCGQCKRVYPVRDDIPIMLPEEATVED, encoded by the coding sequence ATGGCGATCCATCCGGAACTGCTCGAGATCCTGGCCTGCCCCGTCTGCAAGACCCCGGTGGAGGTGGTGAAGGAGGGGGCGGGGCTGCGGTGCGGGCAGTGCAAGCGCGTCTACCCGGTTCGCGACGATATCCCGATCATGCTCCCGGAAGAGGCCACGGTCGAGGACTGA